In Rhinatrema bivittatum chromosome 11, aRhiBiv1.1, whole genome shotgun sequence, a single window of DNA contains:
- the LOC115073543 gene encoding flocculation protein FLO11-like, translating to MKLVLLGILLLICVLGGARSQSSTCQKPQTYAKDCSQCDQFNAKCTAFPGYVTCGCNPGYYGDGITCTALVSCSSVGCCPSGYAWDSQQKCCVDVDECASSDPSINQCVPSSSCKNSIGLYICKNQNVLCNGNNCSGGQDCLRVSGVDKCGDPCNNYNVLDGLSRLSNISSSGVFSSDANLVGWYRFNGSADGLGVRIQEGCIGPLRCGSAQPYTLNGSHPTLADGIVTRSLFSNRASGCVPSSSVSIKQCPGGFFVYKFSGFSTFDVCCTNPDLNFLNITSPSGTTASSTFRPASVLPSNSTLPSAPPPSRSASPSNSTLPSAPPPSRSASPSNSTLPSAPPPSRSASPSNSTLPSAPPPSRSASPSNSTLSSAPPSNSTLPSAPPPSRSAPLSNSTLPSAPPPSRSASPSNSTLSSAFSASNAALPSNSTLPSVPPPSRSAPPSNSTLPSAPPPSRSAPPSNSTLSSAFSASNAALPSNSTLPSVPPPSRSAPPSNSTLPSAPPSNSTLSSAFSASNSALPSNSTPSSAPLSMTVTIMNTTITTIKMTNTSNACITTVTNETTTTITTLATITAKNTTVQNSSMITFISTTTIIQANSQMTSTNTTVPKVTNNSTTISYPIGQGPQFPAQSMPLTTNTGTVSNTQATLTGIITTITITTTSNQITVSGSNP from the exons GTTCAACTTGCCAAA AACCACAGACAT atgcAAAAGATTGTTCACAATGTGACCAGTTCAATGCCAAATGCACGGCGTTTCCAGGCTATGTGACTTGTGGCTGCAATCCAGGATATTATGGGGATGGTATCACATGTACAGCATTAGTTTCTTGCTCATCCGTGGGGTGTTGTCCTTCAGGATATGCCTGGGATAGCCAGCAGAAGTGTTGTGTGGATGTGGATGAGTGTGCCTCTTCAGACCCCTCCATAAACCAGTGTGTCCCTTCCTCTAGCTGTAAGAATAGTATCGGTCTTTATATCtgtaaaaatcaaaatgttttaTGTAATGGGAACAACTGCAGTGGAGGCCAAGACTGTCTCCGGGTTTCAGGAGTAGATAAATGTGGTGACCCCTGTAACAACTACAACGTGCTGGATGGCCTAAGCAGACTCTCTAATATTAGTTCCAGTGGTGTATTCAGTTCTGATGCCAATCTTGTGGGCTGGTACCGGTTCAATGGAAGTGCAGATGGCCTAGGTGTGAGAATACAGGAGGGCTGCATCGGTCCCTTGAGATGTGGCTCCGCCCAGCCTTACACCCTGAATGGCAGCCACCCCACCCTGGCAGATGGAATAGTCACCCGGTCGTTGTTCTCGAACAGAGCAAGCGGATGTGTTCCGAGCAGCTCAGTCAGCATCAAACAGTGTCCCGGGGGATTCTTCGTCTACAAATTTTCAGGATTCTCCACCTTTGACGTCTGCTGCACAA ATCCTGACCTAAACTTTCTCAACATCACTTCTccatctggaacaactgcctcatCAACCTTTAGGCCAGCTTCAGTTCTTCCATCCAATTCCACACTGCCCTCTGCTCCCCCACCCTCACGCTCTGCTTCCCCATCCAATTCCACACTGCCCTCTGCTCCCCCACCCTCACGCTCTGCTTCCCCATCCAATTCCACACTGCCCTCTGCTCCCCCACCCTCACGCTCTGCTTCCCCATCCAATTCCACACTGCCCTCTGCTCCCCCACCCTCACGCTCTGCTTCCCCATCCAATTCCACATTGTCTTCTGCTCCCCCATCCAATTCCACATTGCCCTCTGCTCCCCCACCCTCACGCTCTGCTCCCCTATCTAATTCCACACTGCCCtctgctccccctccctcacGCTCTGCTTCCCCATCCAATTCTACATTATCCTCTGCTTTCTCAGCCTCAAATGCTGCTCTCCCATCCAATTCCACCCTGCCCTCTGTTCCACCACCCTCACGCTCTGCTCCCCCATCCAATTCCACATTGCCCTCTGCTCCCCCACCCTCACGCTCTGCTCCTCCATCCAATTCTACATTATCCTCTGCTTTCTCAGCCTCAAACGCTGCTCTCCCATCCAATTCCACCCTGCCCTCTGTTCCACCACCCTCACGCTCTGCTCCCCCATCCAATTCCACATTGCCCTCTGCTCCTCCATCCAATTCCACACTATCCTCTGCTTTCTCAGCCTCAAACTCTGCTCTCCCATCCAATTCCACACCATCCTCTGCTCCACTTTCCATGACAGTAACAATTATGAATACTACCATAACAACAATCAAAATGACAAATACTTCAAATGCATGCATAACCACAGTCACAAATGAAACAACCACCACAATAACTACTTTAGCAACAATTACTGCTAAAAATACTACAGTCCAAAATTCAAGTATGATCACATTTATATCCACGACCACAATCATACAAGCAAACTCACAGATGACATCCACAAATACAACTGTGCCAAAAGTCACAAACAATAGCACTACAATTTCATATCCTATTGGCCAGGGGCCACAGTTTCCAGCTCAAAGCATGCCACTCACAACCAATACAGGAACAGTGTCAAACACACAGGCAACACTTACAGGCATAATCACAACCATCACAATCACAACTACAAGCAATCAAATCACAGTCTCTGGGTCAAATCCTTAA